In one window of Mesorhizobium sp. B2-1-1 DNA:
- a CDS encoding NAD-dependent epimerase/dehydratase family protein, with translation MGKRIIFTGGSGKIGRHVIPYLLERGHQVLNLDLTPLDVQGVDTVITNLADAGETYNALTLHFGFNEYFGGRSRGPVDAVVHFAAIPRIFLRPDNAMFTANVQSTYNVIEAATKLGIRKIVTASSETVYGVCFAEGDRDFTSFPVDEDYDVDPTDSYGLSKVLGEKIARSFASRTGADVYALRIGGVVEPRDYGRFPEFLADASKRRRDGWTYMDVRDLGQIVDLCIEKDGLGFQIFNAVNDNIVAEMPTAEFLSKHAPNIPVTRALDVFEGPISNRKLRDILGFRQEYDWRTQPADT, from the coding sequence ATGGGCAAGCGGATCATCTTCACCGGCGGCAGCGGCAAGATCGGCCGTCACGTCATACCCTACCTGCTCGAGCGCGGGCATCAGGTTCTGAATCTCGACCTGACGCCGCTCGATGTGCAGGGCGTCGACACCGTCATCACCAATCTTGCGGACGCTGGCGAGACCTACAATGCACTGACGCTGCATTTCGGGTTCAACGAATACTTCGGCGGAAGGAGCCGCGGCCCGGTCGACGCAGTGGTCCATTTCGCGGCGATCCCGCGGATATTCCTGCGACCGGATAACGCCATGTTCACCGCCAATGTGCAGTCGACCTACAATGTGATCGAAGCCGCCACCAAGCTTGGCATCCGCAAGATCGTCACTGCTTCCAGCGAAACGGTGTACGGTGTGTGCTTTGCCGAAGGCGACCGCGATTTCACATCGTTTCCGGTGGACGAGGACTATGACGTCGATCCGACCGACAGCTATGGTCTCTCCAAAGTGCTGGGCGAGAAGATTGCGCGCTCTTTCGCCTCCCGTACTGGAGCCGACGTCTATGCCCTGCGGATCGGCGGAGTCGTCGAACCGCGGGATTATGGCCGCTTCCCGGAATTCCTGGCCGACGCCTCGAAACGGCGGCGCGACGGCTGGACCTACATGGACGTGCGCGATCTTGGCCAGATCGTCGATCTGTGCATCGAGAAGGACGGCTTGGGGTTCCAGATATTCAACGCAGTCAACGACAACATCGTGGCCGAGATGCCGACGGCGGAATTTCTCAGCAAGCACGCACCCAACATACCAGTCACACGCGCCCTGGATGTATTTGAGGGACCGATCTCAAATCGGAAGCTGCGCGACATCCTTGGGTTCCGGCAAGAGTATGACTGGCGCACACAGCCTGCGGATACTTGA
- a CDS encoding mandelate racemase/muconate lactonizing enzyme family protein yields MKITDIRTAVVAYHGKATLIRIDTDAGISGYGEANPDAGAAAIVGLISELKSELIGQDPRNVEYCWDKIRRDHVFSGAQAGVFLIALTGLEMALWDVAAKAAGQPLYRLFGGKFRDRIRLYADCGDGDEESGSPQGCAARARRMVAEGFTALKFDIDNLRHPAKFDAVNHTINGAELRFMVERVAAVRDAIGPDVDLCIDLHARYDVLSASRIAAEMERFNLLWLEEPIPAENVEALKQIRMRTKTPICVGENLYLRWGFRELFQNYGADVIMPDVPKCGGLAESRKIANLAEMYYVPFAPHLVSTPLGTMATCHVCASVPNFLVLEWHALEEREAWDSYVRLPDGAKSIVEDGHIVVPDVPGIGVELDMEGVRKHAVPGFGIFE; encoded by the coding sequence ATGAAGATCACGGACATCAGGACAGCGGTCGTCGCCTATCACGGCAAGGCGACCCTGATCCGCATCGATACGGACGCCGGCATCTCCGGTTATGGCGAGGCAAATCCCGATGCAGGCGCCGCCGCAATCGTCGGGCTGATTTCGGAACTGAAGTCGGAACTGATCGGCCAGGATCCGCGCAATGTCGAATATTGCTGGGACAAGATTCGCCGTGACCATGTGTTTTCCGGTGCGCAAGCCGGCGTCTTTCTCATCGCGCTGACCGGGCTGGAGATGGCGCTCTGGGACGTGGCGGCGAAAGCCGCCGGGCAGCCGCTTTATCGCTTGTTCGGCGGCAAGTTCCGCGACCGGATAAGACTCTATGCAGATTGCGGCGATGGCGATGAGGAATCGGGATCGCCGCAGGGATGCGCGGCACGCGCGCGCCGCATGGTGGCGGAAGGCTTCACGGCGCTGAAATTCGACATCGACAATCTGCGCCACCCGGCGAAGTTCGACGCGGTGAACCATACCATCAACGGCGCCGAGTTGCGCTTCATGGTCGAGCGTGTTGCAGCGGTCCGCGATGCGATCGGCCCCGACGTCGATCTCTGCATCGACCTGCACGCGCGCTACGACGTGCTCAGCGCCAGCCGCATAGCGGCCGAGATGGAACGGTTCAACCTTCTCTGGCTGGAAGAGCCGATCCCGGCGGAAAATGTCGAGGCCCTGAAGCAGATCCGCATGCGGACCAAGACGCCGATCTGCGTCGGCGAAAATCTCTACCTGCGCTGGGGCTTCCGCGAACTGTTCCAGAACTATGGCGCCGACGTCATCATGCCTGACGTGCCGAAATGCGGCGGCCTTGCGGAAAGCCGCAAGATCGCGAATCTCGCCGAGATGTACTATGTGCCGTTCGCGCCGCATCTGGTGTCGACGCCGCTGGGCACGATGGCGACATGCCATGTCTGCGCCAGCGTTCCGAACTTCCTCGTTCTAGAGTGGCACGCGCTTGAAGAGCGGGAGGCGTGGGACAGTTACGTGCGCCTTCCGGACGGCGCGAAGTCGATCGTCGAAGACGGCCACATCGTGGTGCCTGACGTGCCCGGCATCGGCGTCGAGCTCGACATGGAAGGCGTCCGCAAGCACGCCGTGCCAGGCTTCGGCATCTTTGAATAG
- a CDS encoding alpha/beta hydrolase, translated as MALGMLFFAAALTPTLVPRTDLTQGVLAGACFAIGYSLGVALRWLWKYLEIPELPPRPRLLSKAIILVPCLGLAVVALWRSGAWQNSIRAVMGMPAVDGAHPVNVCALAICTFIVVLALARLVAWLVCAIAGALRRYIPRRLANVAGAAVAVLLIWLLVSDVAIRAIFGALDSSFAKFDALMEPERQQPSEPSRTGSPASLVRWDELGRAGREFIADGPAAAEIGTFTGRPAQQPVRVYVGLGAANSAQARAKLALEELKRAGGFSKSTLVVITPTGTGWIDPASMDALEYLCRGDVASVAAQYSYLSSPLSLLAQPEYGAETARALFLEIYGYWTTLPKQWRPRLYLHGLSLGAMNSERSAGLFEIFSDPISGALWSGPPFESRIWRSVSDTRNNGSPQWLPIFRNSSLVRFMNQSGPAVAPDTPWGPLRIVYLQYASDPIVFFDYRDAYRQPDWMKAPRGPDVSPQLSWYPVVTMLQLGLDMAVATTTPIGYGHVYAPQDYVEAWSAVLGVKDWSRQDLAALKTHLASKVAAQADRGG; from the coding sequence ATGGCCCTCGGCATGCTGTTCTTCGCAGCCGCCCTGACGCCGACGCTCGTTCCCCGCACCGACCTGACGCAAGGCGTACTGGCGGGCGCGTGCTTCGCCATCGGCTACAGCCTTGGCGTCGCCTTGCGGTGGCTGTGGAAATATCTCGAGATTCCGGAACTGCCGCCACGGCCGCGTTTGCTGTCCAAGGCGATCATCCTGGTCCCGTGCCTCGGCCTTGCCGTTGTGGCACTGTGGCGATCCGGCGCGTGGCAGAACTCCATCCGCGCGGTGATGGGCATGCCGGCTGTCGATGGCGCTCATCCCGTCAATGTCTGCGCCCTGGCCATTTGCACCTTCATCGTCGTGCTCGCGCTGGCGCGCCTTGTCGCTTGGCTGGTGTGCGCCATCGCCGGGGCACTGAGACGCTACATACCCCGGCGCCTGGCGAATGTCGCCGGCGCCGCTGTCGCCGTGCTGCTCATCTGGTTGCTGGTGAGCGACGTTGCGATCCGCGCGATCTTCGGCGCGCTCGATTCCTCGTTCGCCAAGTTCGACGCACTCATGGAACCGGAGCGCCAGCAGCCGAGCGAACCCTCCAGGACCGGAAGCCCCGCCTCGCTGGTCAGGTGGGACGAGCTCGGCCGCGCCGGCCGCGAGTTCATCGCGGACGGTCCCGCCGCCGCCGAGATAGGGACCTTCACCGGCCGGCCGGCGCAACAGCCGGTCCGGGTCTATGTCGGGCTGGGAGCGGCGAACAGTGCGCAAGCCCGCGCGAAACTCGCGCTGGAGGAGCTGAAGCGGGCGGGCGGCTTCAGCAAATCCACGCTTGTGGTCATCACGCCGACCGGCACCGGATGGATCGATCCGGCCTCGATGGATGCGCTCGAATATCTGTGCCGCGGCGATGTCGCCAGCGTCGCCGCGCAATATTCCTATCTGAGCAGTCCGCTGTCGCTGCTGGCGCAGCCGGAATACGGCGCCGAGACGGCCCGGGCGCTGTTCCTCGAAATCTACGGCTACTGGACCACCCTGCCGAAGCAGTGGCGGCCGAGGCTTTACCTGCACGGGCTCAGCCTTGGCGCCATGAACTCCGAAAGATCGGCCGGGCTGTTCGAGATATTCAGCGATCCGATCAGCGGCGCACTCTGGAGCGGCCCGCCCTTCGAAAGCCGCATCTGGCGCTCGGTGAGCGATACGCGCAACAACGGCTCGCCGCAGTGGCTGCCGATCTTCCGCAATAGCAGCCTGGTCCGGTTCATGAACCAAAGCGGCCCGGCGGTGGCGCCCGACACGCCCTGGGGCCCGCTGAGGATCGTCTACCTGCAATATGCCAGCGACCCGATCGTATTCTTCGATTATCGCGACGCCTACCGGCAGCCGGATTGGATGAAGGCGCCGCGCGGGCCGGACGTCTCGCCGCAACTGAGCTGGTACCCGGTGGTGACCATGCTGCAGCTCGGTCTCGATATGGCCGTGGCGACAACCACGCCGATCGGCTACGGCCATGTCTACGCGCCGCAGGACTATGTGGAAGCCTGGAGTGCGGTGTTGGGCGTGAAGGACTGGTCGCGACAGGACCTCGCCGCCCTCAAAACCCATCTTGCCAGCAAGGTTGCAGCACAGGCCGACAGAGGCGGCTAG
- a CDS encoding Do family serine endopeptidase, whose product MNIVPNSHSGTRRRLAAAVVSLSAVGAVGVGAVVSGTAPVLADAVHVQAPQMPSFADVVEQVSPAVVSVKVKSTVQPVADDGSDDQDGFENLPDNRQQGGFKHGDGKPRPVAQGSGFFISEDGYLVTNNHVVSEGSSFTIVTSDGKELDAKLVGTDPRTDLAVLKVDGGGKFTYVDFADDSKIRIGDWVVAVGNPFGLGGTVTSGIVSARGRDIGAGPYDDFIQIDAPVNHGNSGGPTFNLNGQVIGINTAIFSPSGGSVGIGFDIPASTAKQVVEDLMKEGSIKRGWLGVQIQPVTAEIAESLGLKSDKGTLVSNAQDAGPGNKAGIAAGDVITQVDGKDVASPKELARTIGAYAPGKSVDLTVFRDGKSRTIKVDLGTLPSSDKRASGDDGKQVAPAKADALADLGLTITKSDDGKGLVVTDVDPNSDAADRGIQPGDVITAVSSAKVNTTDDVSKAMAEAAKAGRKAVLMQITRDDSSRFVALPVGKA is encoded by the coding sequence ATGAATATTGTCCCCAATTCGCATTCCGGAACTCGTCGGCGCCTGGCGGCGGCTGTAGTGTCGCTGAGCGCTGTAGGCGCTGTAGGCGTCGGAGCTGTTGTTTCCGGCACTGCCCCCGTGCTGGCCGACGCGGTGCATGTCCAGGCGCCGCAGATGCCGAGCTTCGCCGATGTCGTCGAGCAGGTTTCGCCGGCGGTCGTCAGCGTCAAGGTCAAGTCCACGGTCCAGCCGGTCGCCGACGACGGTTCCGACGATCAGGATGGTTTCGAGAACCTGCCCGACAACCGGCAGCAGGGCGGCTTCAAACATGGTGACGGCAAGCCGCGCCCGGTGGCACAGGGTTCAGGCTTCTTCATCTCGGAGGACGGATATCTCGTCACCAACAATCACGTCGTCTCGGAAGGCTCGTCCTTCACCATCGTCACCAGTGACGGTAAGGAACTCGACGCCAAGCTGGTCGGCACCGATCCGCGGACGGACCTGGCTGTGCTGAAGGTCGATGGCGGCGGCAAGTTCACCTATGTCGACTTCGCCGACGACTCCAAGATCCGCATCGGTGATTGGGTGGTGGCAGTCGGCAACCCGTTCGGCCTCGGCGGCACCGTCACTTCCGGCATTGTATCCGCTCGGGGCCGCGATATCGGCGCCGGCCCCTATGACGACTTCATCCAGATCGATGCTCCGGTCAATCATGGCAATTCGGGGGGCCCGACTTTCAATCTCAATGGCCAGGTGATCGGTATCAACACAGCCATCTTCTCGCCGTCGGGCGGCAGTGTCGGCATTGGTTTCGACATCCCGGCCTCGACCGCCAAGCAGGTCGTGGAAGACCTGATGAAGGAAGGCTCCATCAAGCGAGGTTGGCTCGGCGTCCAGATCCAGCCGGTCACCGCTGAAATTGCTGAATCCCTTGGTCTGAAATCCGACAAGGGCACACTGGTCTCGAACGCCCAGGACGCTGGTCCCGGCAACAAGGCAGGCATTGCCGCCGGTGACGTCATCACCCAGGTCGACGGCAAGGATGTCGCCTCGCCGAAGGAACTCGCCCGCACGATCGGCGCCTATGCGCCGGGAAAATCGGTCGATCTTACCGTATTTCGTGACGGCAAAAGCCGGACGATCAAGGTCGATCTCGGCACACTGCCGTCCAGCGACAAGCGGGCCTCCGGCGATGACGGCAAGCAGGTCGCGCCTGCCAAGGCCGACGCATTGGCCGATCTTGGCCTGACCATCACCAAGTCAGACGATGGCAAAGGACTGGTCGTCACCGATGTGGATCCCAACAGCGATGCGGCCGATCGTGGCATCCAGCCGGGCGATGTCATCACCGCCGTCAGTTCGGCCAAGGTGAACACCACTGATGACGTCTCCAAGGCCATGGCCGAGGCAGCCAAGGCTGGCCGCAAGGCCGTACTGATGCAGATCACCCGCGACGACTCGAGCCGGTTCGTCGCGCTGCCCGTGGGCAAGGCCTGA